The nucleotide sequence TACCTATCAATAGCTTTATTAATTTCTGTTTTAGATGCCAGGAATATTTGTACCTCACATCCTGAGGTTATACGGACGTCATCCGCAGCGAAAAAATTAAGAGGGTCCTCCATTGCAACACTTAATACAAAACCTTTCATGTCAAAAGGTATTAGGGTATACTTTTTAGCGATACTCATAGGTACCTTTTTTATTACTTCTTCATCTATGATTTTGGTGTCTAGATTTACTCTATTGAATCCCAACTGATCCCGTAATACTTCAAAGATTTCCTCTTCTGTAATCCAGCCCTCTTCAACTAATATTTCCCCTAGCTTACTTTTTGTATTCCTTTGTTTATCTAATGCTTGCATAAGCTGTATTTCAGTAATTTTACCACTCTCGACCAACAAATTACCTAATTTCTTCTTTTGACCTGATATCATATCCAATTCTCCTTCTTCTCTCATATTGAGGTAATCTCAAGAGTTTCTTCCTTGGATGTAAGTTTTATAATCATCCCCATCATAATCCAGTAGGTTGATGCAATTCCAACATGGCTAATGTTAAAAAACGCTTGTACAAAGTAAGCTGTTACGGTATACAATAGGATAAGTACCACTGTATTCTTTCTTTGCTTGAAGCCAGCTACAAGTGTATAGGCTACTATAATCAAATAAAGAATAGTAGCCGGTATCCCCTCTGTTACAGCCTTCTGCAGTATTTCATTATGAGCCTTGTCCACTATAGTGTCACCAAAAATGTGGTTTTCCTTCATAAACACAAGGTCAAAGGTATCAGGACCGCTTCCTAGAAGAGGCTTGTTCATAATTAATTTGGGAATTTTGCTCCATATCAGCAGTCTGTTGTTTCCAAGGGCTGTATACCGTTTTTCTTGAATAGCCTTCACCTCATTTTTAAAGGCTTGGGCACGTCCACTCACCACTGAGTTATCAGTAGTAAAGTTGATAAGGCAAAATACCATAGCAAAACCTAGGACCATCAACAATATCCTCTTACCAGCTTTTTTCCTCTTTAGAAAGTAAATAACTATAAATGTAAAGTAGATTATAAAGGTTGCCCAGACACTTCTGGTTTGACAGGATATAAGGCCCCCAAATATCAATAATGTGTATATGAAATACCTTATGCCCCCTTTTAATAAGTAGCAAAACATGCTTATGGGCAGCACCAGGGTAATAAAGCTGCCATAGAAATTTCTATGGCCGAAGGTACTGGGTGCAAAGCTCCTTTCCCTTGTAAGGTCTACTTGGGCAATATCTATTCCCAGAAGATAATCATACTTTGTATAGTATTGAACAAAGCCATAGAGCACCATTATTATTGTGCAAACAAATAGTACTTCCAGATGTATCTTTTTAAACTCATAATACTTTGAGAAGATAAACATCATAAATATATAACACAAAAGTACTAGGGCACCTTCTCTTCTTCCAGGCTTTCCATCCAGGGCTCTAATTATATCAACGGAAAATATAGTAGAC is from Clostridium thermarum and encodes:
- a CDS encoding O-antigen ligase family protein, giving the protein MTILIKKRINVILIILMVLLNFALVYNEAWNYWIPVYALLLVLVVIYFIAINTWEDLVNIVFVMCTSFLPMVVIQRHKDSYYYGKAQYFYLFSLILLLGWWFKVIRKGIKPQFNLIDKLLGTYGILIILSTIFSVDIIRALDGKPGRREGALVLLCYIFMMFIFSKYYEFKKIHLEVLFVCTIIMVLYGFVQYYTKYDYLLGIDIAQVDLTRERSFAPSTFGHRNFYGSFITLVLPISMFCYLLKGGIRYFIYTLLIFGGLISCQTRSVWATFIIYFTFIVIYFLKRKKAGKRILLMVLGFAMVFCLINFTTDNSVVSGRAQAFKNEVKAIQEKRYTALGNNRLLIWSKIPKLIMNKPLLGSGPDTFDLVFMKENHIFGDTIVDKAHNEILQKAVTEGIPATILYLIIVAYTLVAGFKQRKNTVVLILLYTVTAYFVQAFFNISHVGIASTYWIMMGMIIKLTSKEETLEITSI